A stretch of DNA from Saccharospirillum mangrovi:
GTACGGGTTGTGATGCCAATCGCATTGCCCGGTAGCTACGTTCGGACGGGATAACCGCTGAAAGCATCTAAGCGGGAAGCCCCCTTCAAGATGAGTTTTCCCTGAGACTTCGAGTCTCCTAAAGGGCCCAGGAAGACGACCTGGTTGATAGGCTGGATGTGTAAGCGCTGTGAGGCGTTGAGCTGACCAGTACTAATGGCCCGTGCGGCTTGGCCATATAACGCCCAAGGGGTGTTGGCGGCTTGGACGAACAAAGAAGCAAAGATAGAGTTACGAGCAACACTTGGAACGATCGGACAGATAGAGATAGCTAGCTAGAAAGAACAAGCTAGCGAGAGACAAACGAGAAAACGTGTCAATCAGAGCGAATTGGGTGCGTTGTTACGAGGACAAGGCGAAGGCAAAGAAAGTGAATGCCGACGTTAGAGAGCCACATACGACAGCCACCAACCAGTTTGCTTGACGACCATAGAGCTGTGGAACCACCTGACTCCTTGCCGAACTCAGTCGTGAAACGCAGCCTCGCCGATGGTAGTGTGGGGTCTCCCCATGTGAGAGTAGGTCATCGTCAAGCTTTTAATACCGCCCCGGACCAGCGATGGTTCGGGGCTTTTTATTGGGCCGGAGATCGGGGGGCGACGATGGGTGCAAAAAAACCAGGACATCTCTGACCTGGCCTTAGTCAATATTGGGAACAATCCTGAGGGATATGGTTTTAAAAAGTGCGGTAGATCAAATCCCAAACACCATGACCTAAACGCTGCCCGCGTTGCTCAAATTTAGTCTCTGGTCGATGTTCGGGGCGGCCAGGTAAGTAGCTGCGTGGGCCTGCTGTGTTTTTAAATCCAGGTGCGGCTTCCATCACTTCCAGCATGTGTTCTGCGTAGTTTTGCCAGTCGGTAGCCATGTGAAAAGTGCCGCCTTTAACCAGCTTGGTGTGCAAGAGTTGCGCAAACTCAGGCTGAACGATGCGACGTTTGTGATGACGTTTTTTATGCCAAGGGTCTGGGAAAAATAATTGAACGCAATCTAAGCTGTGATCGGGAATGCAGTCGTTCAGAATCTCAACCGCATCTTCACGAAATACCCTTAAGTTTGTGAGCTGACCATCCAAGATGTGATGCAATAAACGACCTACGCCTGGGGTATGAACTTCGACGCCAACGTAGTTCATTTCAGGGTTAGAGCGAGCCATTTCGGCTAACGAATCGCCATTACCAAAACCAATCTCAAACACTGTCGCGGCCTTGCGACCAAATACTTGAGCCAGATCCAGTAAACCATCTTTGTGTTCGAGTCCGAACTCAGGCCAACCTTTGTCCAGCGCAAGTTTCTGACCTTCTGTCATACGACCCGTGCGCATGACAAAACTGCGAATCTTGCGTTGAATAGGGGTTCTTTCCTCGGTCATTCATTGTCCTTGTGATTAGGAATTTGGGCGCCAACGCCACAATTGAACAGTTAACCAACACCAGCCTGCGATTTGTGCCAACCCGCCCAGTGGCGTGACGGCTCCTAACAACGGCTGTTGCAACAAAACCAGCGCATAAAGACTACCGCTAAAAATCAGGCTGCCAATTCCAAGGCAAAAAGCCGGCCCCATTAAGCGAAGTTGCGACGTTTGCAGTTGAATGGCACCAACGGCCAATAATGCCAGTGCGTGAATCAACTGATAACGAACGGCAGTCTGCCAGGTGTCCAAACGGTCTGGAGTTGCCCAGGATTCCAGCGCATGGCTACCGAAAGCGCCGAAAGCCACTCCGATTCCAGCTAATAAAGCACCCCCGATCAGGATAGGGCGGGCATTTGATTTCATGGTTGTTCCGCTAGGCTGGGTTTAAACGTAAAAAAGCCGCTGATAAACAGCGGCTTTTGGCGTGCCTTAAGTGATCGATAATTAGAAATCGATGCTCATGACCTTTTTAACTTTCTTCATGGCGTTCTTTTCGAGCTGGCGAATTCGCTCGGCAGATACACCATAAACATCGGCTAACTCATGTAAAGTGGCTTTGTTTTCATTCAGCCAACGACGTTGGATGATGTCTTTGGAGCGATCATCCAACTCGGCCAGCGCTGCAAACAATTGCTCATTGGCATCGGTTTCGTAGTTTTCCTGCTCAACCAATACCGCAGGGTCGGCGCCAGCTGCTTCCAGATAATGCACTGGAGACAAAGCCGGGCCTTCATCGTCGTCTTCGGTCGGTGCGTCAAAAGTCGCGTCGTGAGCAGTCAGGCGACCTTCCATCTCGTAGACGGTCTTCAGGTTGACACCCAGAGTGTCAGCGATGGCCTTAGCCTCGGCTTCATTCAACCAGCCCAGGCGCTTTTTGGACGAACGCAGATTGAAGAACAATTTGCGCTGCGCCTTAGTGGTGGCCACTTTGACGATGCGCCAGTTGCGCAGAATGAATTCGTGGATTTCGGCTTTGATCCAATGTACTGCAAAGGATACCAAGCGGACGCCGACTTCAGGGTTGAAACGGCGAACGGCTTTCATCAGGCCAACATTGCCTTCCTGGATCAGGTCACCTTGGTTCAGACCATAACCGGAGTAACTCTTGGCAATGTGAACGACAAAACGCAGATGCGACAAGACCAACCGACGGGCCGCGTCGATGTCTTCTTGGTAGTAAAGCCGCTCTGCCAGTTCTTTCTCTTCCTCTGCGGTCAGCAGATCGAAAGCGTTGACTGACTGGATGTAAGACTCGAGATTTTGGCCTGGAGCCAGAGAATCCAAAGCCAGAGCCGGAACACTGCTATTCAGTTTCACCTTATCTCCTCCCCATCACGCTTTATGTAACGGTGGATGCGGTTTCATTCGTTACGAATATTACCAGAAAACCGCTTTACACCCCTAGTATCGCCGGTAAAGGTCCTGCAAAACCAAGGTGCGTATTGGATGGTAACGATAGCTAAATTTGATGACCTAACCAGTGCAATAAGTCACCTACGGAATGGAGCCAATTTTAGATCAATCTAACGCGGTTCGGCGTCGCGCAAATGGCGCCACAGGGCAATGTGAGTGCCGATCCAACTGACGATCATGGCGCAGAGCAGCAGGAATAATGTTTCTCCCAGGTTCAGCCAGGTGACATGGGCGTCCAGACCGTAGGTTTCCAGAAATGCGCTGAGCGGTGTGTGAAGCCACCAGGCAATGCCGCTGACTAATACCCAGGCGGCCAGCCCGCCCAGCAAGCCATACCATAGACCCAGATAAAGAAACGGGCGCTTGATGAAGGCTTCTGTGGCACCCAGCAGTTTGACGATCCGAATTTCTTCCTTGCGGGATTCGATCGCCAGCCGAATGGTGTTGCCCACAACCAACAAGACCGCCACGCCCAACAAGATGGCCAGGCCGGTAACGCCTGTTGCGATCAACTCTAAAAAGCGATTCAAGCGGTCGATCCACGCGAGGTCGAGTTGGATATCTTCGACTTGAGGCAGGCCGTCAATCACCAAGCGTAGCGCTTCCAATTCGGCAGAACTCTGGCCGTTCGGAACCAACACAATGCTGGCCGGCAGCGGGTTGCTTTCCAGCTGTAGTCGATCTGTGTCCAGCGTTAGTGATTGGCTGAAGCTCTGCCAGGCGTCATCGGCATTGATGTAGCGAGTGCTGATCACTTCCGGCCGTTGCGCTAACTCATCCGTCAGCGTCTGGCCTTCTTGCAGGGTCGTTTCATCCGTCAGGTACAGGGTAATCTGACCCCCGGCCTGCCACCGTTCAGTCTGGTTTTCCAACGACGCCAGCGCCAGATAAAACAGCGTTGGCAAGGTTAAGGAAATGGCGATCACCAACCAGGTCAGGGCGCTGGACACCGGGTTGCGGACCAGTCGCATCAAGGCAGAAACAGCACAATCCCGGTGATGTCGAAACCAGGCGACCGATGCGCCCTGGGCGGGTTCGTCGCGACGCCGATTCACGGCTTGTTGGCGTTGCGCAGTCATGAACGCTTTCCACTAAAAGGCGTGGTCAGTAGGCGGCCGTCCTGCAACGACACCACGCGATAATTTAGCCGCGCGATCAGCCCCAAATCGTGACTGGCGATCAAGACTGTTGTACCGACTCGATTGAATTCGGCAAACAACGCCATGATGTCGCGCGACAACGCCGGGTCCAAATTTCCGGTCGGTTCGTCGGCCAACAGCAACGCCGGTTTGCGTACCACCGCTCGGGCGATGCCGACGCGCTGCTGTTCACCGCCGGACAGTTGGATCGGTCGATAATGTTCGCGATCCAGCAGCCCGACTTTATCCAGCGCGGCACGGACGCGTCGGGTCACATCGCGCGGGTGTTCACCGGCGATTACCAACGGCAAGGCGACGTTGTCGAATACCGTCTGATCCATCAGCAGTTGATGGTCTTGGTGAACAATGCCCAACTCACGGCGGAAATAAGGCACGCGATTTTTACCCAGTCGATTAAGCAACTGGCCGTTGACACGCAAATTACCGGACGAAGGTTTTTCGATGCGCATGATCAGTTTCAGCAAGGTGCTTTTGCCGGCGCCGCTGTGGCCGGTCAAAAACACCATTTCGCCACGCTCAATGTGCAAATCAACGCTGGCCAGGGCTTCGTGGCCACCGTCGTAGCGTTTGCTGACTTGATCAAAATGGATCATGCGTCGTCCTGGCTCAGCAGCGCGTCGACAAAGGTGGCAGCGTCGAACGGCTGCAAATCGTCAACTTGTTCACCGACACCAATAAAGCGCACCGGTATGCCTAACTTGCGGGCCAGGGCGAAAATCACGCCGCCGCGAGCGGTGCCGTCCAGCTTGGTCAATGCCAGGCCGGTCAGGTTGACGGCATCGGTGAAACTTTGCGCCTGGCTGATGGCGTTCTGGCCGGTACCCGCGTCCAGCACCAGCAAAACTTCGTGCGGTGCGCTGTCGTCCAGTTTCTTCATGACGCGAACGACCTTGGCCAGTTCCTGCATCAAATTGTCTTTGTTGTGCAGCCGGCCCGCCGTGTCGGCGATCACAACATCGATGTCGCGCGCTTGTGCGGCCTGAACCGCATCGAAAATGACCGAAGCGCTGTCGGCACCGGTGTGTTGCGCAATCACCGGGATGTTGTTGCGCTCGCCCCAAACTTGTAGTTGTTCGACGGCAGCGGCGCGAAAGGTGTCGCCCGCAGCGAGCATCACCGAATGGCCTTCAGCTTCCAGACGCTTGCTCAATTTGCCAATGGTGGTGGTTTTGCCGACGCCGTTTACGCCGACCACCAAAATCACATAAGGCGCTTTGCTGCGGTCGATCTGAAGCGGTGCTTCGACGCTGTGCAGTTGCGCAATCAGGGTGTCGCGCAATGCGCTGAACAGAGCGTCGCTGTCTTTGAGTTCGCGCTTGCCGAGCTGTTCGGTGAGCTCGTTCAGAATCGCGCCGGTTGCTTCGATGCCAACGTCGGCCGTCAGTAACAGGGTTTCCAGCTCTTCGAGCAATTCATCGTCAATTCGCTGCTTACCGGTGAAAGCGGCCGCTAAACCGGCAGTCAGACTGCCGCGTGTACGACCCAGTCCCTGGCGTACTCGGCTAAACCAGGAGCGGTCGTTGCCGGCCGATTCGGAATGAGGGGTAGAGCGCTTTTTGCCAAAGCCCAGCATGGAAGATCAAACCTTGTTTTGGATGAAAGGCCGGAGTTGGCCCAGAGCCGGCCTATGCTAGCAAAAGCCGGAAGCCAGCCAAAGCGAAGCGTTGAGCGTGGCATCCCGGATCGGGCTTCGGTACATTGTGGCCTTCTTTTTGATAGGACCGAGCATGTTCCACTTCAGTCGCCGAACGCTCTGGATCATCGTTTACGTCACCATTCCTCTGATTTATGTGCTGAACCAACTTGGCGGTGAGCCTGAATCCGAATCGGCCGATGCCGAGGATCAACTCTGGTCACTGGACGAACTGAGTTTTGAGCGGGACGGCAACCGTTGGCTGGTCGATTTACCGCAAGCCAACCAGCTTTGGTTGACCGTAGTGCAAAATGAAGCGCCAGCGGAACCGCTCGATAGCTCCAGCGGCGTGAGGGTGTCACTGCAAGGTGGCCGGACTTTGGTCAGTGTTGTGAATCCTGCGCGCCTGGAATTGCTCGAAACCAGTGTGGATTTTTTAGTCGAGTGGCTGCCCGACGGTGACGATCGGCAACTGATCCTCTCCGGGCCGTTAAACGATGAGTGGGTTGCCGCTTTAGAGCCGTTGAATGGGCGGCTGCAAGGGCAGGCCAGTGTTGAGGAAATTCAGCCGGCCGCAGCGGTCGCCCGGTTAATCGCCCCGCCCATGGGCAGCGATGAGCAACTGGCGTTTCTGATCTGGATCGATGTGCTCGAACAACGGCTCAGTGGCTACCAACCTGAGGTGCGTTGGGACCATCGCGCCGAACGCAGCCAGGTATTGTTCAGCCAGACGTTGGCACCCAATCTGTTTGACGAACCCGTCAGTGATGCGGAACTGGCGCCGGTTCTGGCCGCTTACCAGGCGGCGGCTGAGCAACGTCAGCGCCGCGCCGATCAGATTCACCGTTATCTGGTGACCACGGCGGTTTACGATTTACCGCTCGATTTCCTGCTACAGCAACCGGAACGACTGGCGCGGATCGATCTGGCCGCTGTCAATCAGCAACGTCAACGCACTCAGGAAGCTCGTTAGATGGCTCGCAGAAATCGTCCTAATCCCGGTCGCGGTGCCGGTCTGGTCCGACTGATAGGTGGGCAGCATCGTGGCCGTCGTCTGTCGATTGCCAATCTCGAAGGCTTGCGACCGACCGGCGATCGTCAGCGCGAAACGTTGTTCAACTGGCTGCAGTTTGATATCGCCGGCAGTCGGGTGGCGGACCTGTACGCCGGCACCGGCGCGTTGGGATTGGAAGCGGCGTCGCGTGGTGCCGAGCAAGTCTGGTTGATCGAGCGGCACCCACAGGCGGTCGGCGCATTGCGGAACGCCGTCACCTTGTTGCAGGCACCGGCCAATGTTGAGTCGGCAGACGCCTTGGATTGGTTGCAGCGCACCGAGGCAGGCCCGTTCGACGGCGTGTTTATCGATCCGCCGTTTGCCGACGATCTCTGGGTGCCCACGGTGGAAGCGCTGTTGGCGCGGCCGTTGTTGAAGCCTGGCGCCTGGGTGTATCTGGAAACGCCGACATCCTGGGTACCGGCTGTGCCCGCGTCGTTGCAGTTGAGCAAGGAAAAAACCAGTGGCGCGGTGGTGCAGCGGTTGTATCGATTTGAATCTAATTGACCCTTGGTCAGTTGATTGTTAGCGTCGGCGCTTCTGTCTCCATGAGTCAGTCCGATGCCCGACATAAATGCTCTCTTTGATGCCCAACGCCGCGCCTTTGCGCAACAACCCTTTCCCAGTCTGGCCGAACGCAAACGCCGTTTGCGCCAACTCAAGCGTCTGATTCTCGATAACGAAACCGCCATCGCCGACGCCTTGAATGCCGACTTTGGCAGCCGGGCGTTTTACGAGACGCGTTTTATCGAAGTGCTGCCGTCGGTTGCCAACATCAATCACAACCTGAGCGCATTGCGGCGTTGGATGAAACCCAAACGTCGCCTGTTGCATTGGCTCTATCAGCCGGCGAGCGGCGCGATTTGGGCGCAGCCGCTGGGTGTTGTCGGCATCATGGTGCCGTGGAATTACAGCTTGCTGTTGGCGACCGGGCCGTTGGTGTCGGCATTGGCCGCGGGCAATCGTTGCATGATCAAGTTGTCGGAATTGACACCGCAATTCGGAGCCGTTTTCGCGCAACTGGTAGCGGACTATTTTTCGCCGGATGAGGTCACGGTGATCAACGGCGAGGTCGAGGTCGCGCAAGCGTTTTCCGCGCTACCGTTTGACCATCTGGTGTTCACCGGCTCCACCGCAGTCGGCCGACACATCATGAGCGCGGCAGCAGCGAACCTGACGCCGGTGACGTTGGAACTTGGCGGTAAAAGCCCGGCGTTTATTGATCGCAGCATTCCCGTAGCCGAAGCGGCGCGCCGACTGGTGTTTGCCAAGTGCACCAACGCCGGCCAAACCTGTGTCGCGCCAGATTACGTCTTGTGTCCGACCGACCACATTGATGACTTCGTTGCCGCTTATCTGGCGGAAGTCCGGCGCCAATACGGCGCGCAACCGACCGCCAGCGCGGATTATTCCGCCATCATCAACGCGCGTCAGCACCAGCGCCTGACCGGTTATTTGAAACAGGCGCAACAGGCCGGCGCGCAGTTGCACTGGCCGGATACCGCACCGGATCTGGATGATACCGACGCCAAATTGCCACCCGTCGTCCTGACCAGTGTCGACCCCGACAGCCCGGTGATGCAGGACGAAATTTTCGGCCCGTTGCTACCGGTGTTGCCGTGCGACAGCGCTGAAGCGGCCATCGACTTTATCAACCAGCGGCCAAGGCCGTTGTCGCTCTATGTGTTTGGTTACGACCGCGCCTTGAAAACGCACTTTCAGCAGCGCACACACAGCGGTTCGCTGGTGTTTAACGACGCCTTGATTCAGGTCGCCCAAGACAACCTGCCGTTCGGCGGCGTTGGTGCCAGCGGCATGGGGCACTATCACGACCGCGAGGGCTTTGAGCGTCTGTCTAAGATGAAACCGATTTTGAGCAAGGGCCGAATCTCGACGCTCAAGCTGGCGTATCCGCCCTACAACCGTTGGATTCATCGACTGATTCAGTGGCTGTTACTGCGCTGAGCGCGCATTTGTGCGGTCTGGGCGGCTGGGTTACCATTCGCCCGCTTTCGCAACCCCGGAGCCGTGAATGACCCGCACCGTCGTCTACCCAGGCACTTTCGATCCCATCACCCTGGGCCATATGGATCTGGTTGAACGCGCCCTGCGTCAGTTCGACAAAGTCATTCTTGCGGTTGCCGCCAGCCCCAAGAAAAAACCTCTGTTCAGTCTGGATCAGCGTGTCGCTTTGGCGCGTGAGGTGACCAAGGACATGGGCAATGTCCAGGTCGAGGGGTTTCGTAATTTGCTGGTTGATTTTGCCCGCGAACAAAACGCCTTCACCATCTTGCGCGGCTTGCGGGTGGTCAGCGATTTCGAATACGAATTTCAGCTCGCCAATATGTACAGGGCGCTGGCGCCGGACATCGAAAGTCTGTTCATGACGCCGTCCGAACAGTTCTCCTTTATTTCCTCAACCTTTGTGCGCGAGATCGCGCTGTTGCGCGGCGATGTCACCAAGATGGTGCACCCAACCGTGCAACAGGCGTTGAAGGAAATTTATCATCAGCAAGAAGACTGATCAGTTACACAGTTGAGTACCAGGTTCAATCTGGCGCTTTGGCGTGGCCAGCATGGCTACGTGAGCACCTGGATAAACGAGGTAACTATGAGTATGACCGAACAATACTCCATCGGTTGGGGCATTGATTGGGAGTCGGTTTGGTCCGTCTCCATCCAGTAACACCACGTCCGCCAGATGATCACCTTGCTTGATTTCTTCACCAAGCTTCCGATGGTAAACCACCAGGCCGTTTCCAGGTGAAGTTAAGACCTTAACTTGATCTACGTTCAGTGTTATCGATTGGTGTTCGTTGCTTTGACGTGAAGCTTTGCTGTTTGAAATGAATCCTTGGCACTCGAGAAAACTGAGAATACCTTCTGCATCGCGCTGAGCCAGTGCCTCATTAACATCTTGTTGGCCACGAAGTTCCACTGTCGCTGCAAAACAAGGGCGATCGAAAGGTTTCTGTGTGGCATTAGCTAATCGTACCCAGGGCTGAGTGTGAGTTCCGTCAAACGCAACGGTACCTCGTACGTCTTCTTCTAGACGCACTGGAAACCCCAAGCAGTCAGCTAATTGCGTACCGATTTCACGTTGGTGATCACCGTAGAATACATGTGGTAGTGCATCAAAGTCGCAATGCAAATCGAGCATCACCGTAGCGTCGAGCGACTGGCTGAGCAGCGCTTGGTGCAGTGCGGCAATTTCGGTATCGGCCGGTTTTTCAGCGGCCAGTTGGTGCAATTCGGCGCGGACGGTACGGTCGTTAGCAGCGGCGTTATCGCCCAGTTTTTCGACCACGCGATCGATCAATTCATCGCTGTCGATGGCCATGCCGCGATTGAAATTCTGGCCGGTCACAGCGTCAAAACGGCCCGGAAATTTACCGAACAGGCGTTGGTTCAAACCGACCGGGTTGGCATAAGGCACCACGACAATGCGTTGCAGTATGTCGCCGCTGGCTTCCAGCCGTTGCAAGCGTTCCAGCAGAATTTGCAGCGTTAACAAACCGGGCCATTCGTCGGCGTGCAATCCCGCCTGCAAATAGGCTTTGTGTTCGCCCTCGCCAAATTCATGCACGGTCAAAAAACGCTGATGTCCGGGTGCGGGCGCCGGCAGCGGCAAGCGGTTGGTACGCATGGAATACTCCTGAAAAAGCCCGGGCTGGTGGCAACCCTGCGGCAGATAATCCGGGGCGCAGTGTACACCCAAGTCAGCAGCGCTTCGACGGCGACGTTGTGCCGCGTGGCGGCCTTGATATGCTGGACGCGTCTGATCATTTGATCGCCAACCGGTGCTCACCATGCGCGTAGAAGACGAACTCAAACTGGGCTTCAAAGACGTCATGATCCGCCCCAAACGCTCGACGCTGAAAAGCCGTTCGCAGGTGTCGCTGGAGCGGCACTATCGGTTCCGCAACAGCGATAAGGAATGGCGCGGTGTGCCGATTATCGCTGCCAATATGGACACCGTGGGCACCTTCGCCGCGGCCCAGACGCTGGCGCAGTTTCAGTTGCTGACCGCCGTGCACAAACACTATCAACTCGACGATTGGCAACGCTTTCTGGCTGGCGCCAGCGATGCCGATTGCGCTGGACTGATGGTCAGCACCGGCACGTCGGATCGTGATTTCGAACGATTGGGTGCCATCCTCGCGCTCGACGCCCGGCTGAATTTTATCTGTGTAGATGTCGCCAACGGTTATTCCGAACATTTCGTCGAATTCGTCAGCCGGGTACGCGATGCCTTTCCGGCGCACATCATCGTGGCCGGCAATGTGGTTACTGGCGAGATGACCGAGGAATTACTGCTGGCCGGTGCCGACATCATCAAAGTCGGTATCGGGCCGGGTTCGGTATGCACCACGCGCATCAAAACCGGCGTCGGTTATCCGCAAATCAGCGCGGTGATTGAGTGCGCCGACGCCGCTCACGGCCTGAACGGCCACGTTATTTCCGACGGCGGCTGCACCTGCCCGGGCGATGTCTCCAAAGCGTTCGGCGCCGGCGCCGACTTCGTTATGCTCGGCGGAATGTTGGCCGGTCACGACGAAAGCGGCGGTGAGCCGATTGAAGAAAACGGCCGCCAATACCGGCAGTTCTACGGCATGAGTTCCGATACGGCGATGCAGAAATACCAGGGCGGCGTCGCCAACTATCGCGCCAGCGAAGGCAAGACGGTGCGGGTGCCGTATCGCGGTCCGCTGGCGGCGACGGTGCAGGACATCCTCGGCGGTGTGCGTTCTACGTGCACTTACGTCGGCGCGGCCGAACTGCGCGAGCTGAGCAAACGCACGACCTTCATTCGTGTTCAGGAACAGGAAAATCGTTTCTTCACCGACTGAGGCGCATCACAACGAGCAATAGCAGCCGCGCGCCAGCAGTGGCAGTTGCAGACTCCGGTTGCCATCGGGTTTCAGATAGCCTTCGAGCAAGCTGGAGCCGGACGTGCATTCCAGGCCGGTGTTGATCGGGCCGGCGTACAGCAACTCGCCGTTGGCGTTCTGGATGGCGGCAAAGGGCGTGGCTGGCACCAGGGACTGGAACGCTGGCGGCAAATCGGCCAACTGGCGGTACACGAACTGGGCCGTGTCGCCGTAGCGTTGTGCCAGATCGTTCAGGTGATCGAGCGAGAAACGGTTGCAGCGGCAGCCCTCCGAGCGCACCACCCAGACAGTGACCGCCGCGTCTGCGCTCACTGGCGACAGTTGATCGGACACCTCCGACGCGTAGACATCCAAGCTCGGGTAGCTCTGCAAAATGCGGCCGTCGCGGTCGAAATCCTGAATCCAGCGAAACTGAAACCACCAGAAACCGAAGCCGATCAGCGCCAGCCAGACAACGGCCAGCGCAATCGCCAGATTGTGCCGATCAAACACGGAAGCGGGCCAGTTCACTGTCCAGTGAGCGGAAGGCGTTGAGCAAATCGTTCAGGCGGGCGTCGCTTTCACTGACCGCCTCGTGCGAGCGCTGCGTAATGGTCGACAACTCTTCCAAGGTGCCAGCCAGTTGATCGGACGCTTTGGATTGATGCGCTGTAGCGTCTTTGATGCGTTCGTTCTGGCGGGCGGTTTCGGCCATGCCGTTGTTCAGGGCTTCGGACAAACTCAGCGCCTTGTCGGCTTCCGTGGCATTGGCTTCAACCTGTTCAACCACGCCGGTGATCACTGTCACCGCCTGCTCTGAACTGGTCGACAACCGCGTCAGGATGTCGTTGATTTCCACCGTTGAGGTTTGCGTGCGGCCAGCTAACGCGCGCACCTCGTCGGCCACGACCGCAAAACCCCGGCCCTGTTCGCCCGCGCGGGCCGCTTCGATGGCCGCGTTCAACGCCAGCAAATTGGTCTGTTCGGCGATTTTTTCGATGACGGTCAAGGTCTCGGTGATGCTGGAACAGTCGGAGGCCAGCTGGCTTACCACCGTCTGAGCGGTGCCCAGTCGCTTCACCAGATCGTCGGCGCTGGCTTTGGTGGTCGATACGCTGTGGCGCATGCTGTCGCTGGTGCGGTGGCTTTCTTCGGTGGCACTGGCGACCTGCTCGGCGGAATCGGCCACGTCCTGAGACAGTTGCGACAATTCCGACGTTTGCTCCGCCGCATTCTGGAAACCGCTGTCCTGATCGTTGGCTTGGCGAACCAAGTCGTCAAAGCGGGTGCGCATGCCTTCCAGCGTGTGGATCAGCGAGCGGCTGTTTTGGCTGACGTTGGTGGTCAGTTGGTGCACCTGTTCCAGAATGCCATTGAACTGAGCGAGTAAGGGGTTATTGCGAAAGGCGGCGCGGACGGTCAGATCAACCTGGCCTGGCGTTGCGCTCATCGCCTGGCTGACGCGGGCAATCTCAGTCGCGGTACCCAATACCGGCCGAACCACGCGAGTCAGCAACAGCAAAATGCCGGTTTCCGCCACCACGTAAAGAGCGTGAACCAGAATAAAGCTGAAAGCGTTGAGGTCGCTGGCTGCCAGATAGGCCGTGTCGTAAACAAATACCGGCGCGCCCTGGGCCTGCAAAATGGCGAAAGTCAGGTGATGCACCGCTGCCGTGCCGGCCGCCGCCAGTAAGGTCCACATATCCTGATAAGCGAATAACACCGCCAGCAACACAAAGAAGCCAAAGTGCAGCTCAATCAGCCCTTGCCCCTGGTGGACGTGCAGTGCCGTCATCGCCATAAAGCCGATACCAAAGGCGAGTCGCACTATCAGTCGGCCCGGCACCAGCCAGTTCAGCACGATGGGGCCGGCGGCAATCGGCAAGCCGAGAAAAATCGCCTCGGCCCAGGTTTGATGAACCGGTGCCAAACCCAGCGATACCACCAATAAACCGACCATAATCAGTGTCATCAGTTGGCCGATCACTCGGTCGTAATCGGTGATGATTCGATAAACCAAAGA
This window harbors:
- the trmB gene encoding tRNA (guanosine(46)-N7)-methyltransferase TrmB, which produces MTEERTPIQRKIRSFVMRTGRMTEGQKLALDKGWPEFGLEHKDGLLDLAQVFGRKAATVFEIGFGNGDSLAEMARSNPEMNYVGVEVHTPGVGRLLHHILDGQLTNLRVFREDAVEILNDCIPDHSLDCVQLFFPDPWHKKRHHKRRIVQPEFAQLLHTKLVKGGTFHMATDWQNYAEHMLEVMEAAPGFKNTAGPRSYLPGRPEHRPETKFEQRGQRLGHGVWDLIYRTF
- a CDS encoding DUF423 domain-containing protein; the protein is MKSNARPILIGGALLAGIGVAFGAFGSHALESWATPDRLDTWQTAVRYQLIHALALLAVGAIQLQTSQLRLMGPAFCLGIGSLIFSGSLYALVLLQQPLLGAVTPLGGLAQIAGWCWLTVQLWRWRPNS
- the ftsX gene encoding permease-like cell division protein FtsX encodes the protein MTAQRQQAVNRRRDEPAQGASVAWFRHHRDCAVSALMRLVRNPVSSALTWLVIAISLTLPTLFYLALASLENQTERWQAGGQITLYLTDETTLQEGQTLTDELAQRPEVISTRYINADDAWQSFSQSLTLDTDRLQLESNPLPASIVLVPNGQSSAELEALRLVIDGLPQVEDIQLDLAWIDRLNRFLELIATGVTGLAILLGVAVLLVVGNTIRLAIESRKEEIRIVKLLGATEAFIKRPFLYLGLWYGLLGGLAAWVLVSGIAWWLHTPLSAFLETYGLDAHVTWLNLGETLFLLLCAMIVSWIGTHIALWRHLRDAEPR
- the rpoH gene encoding RNA polymerase sigma factor RpoH, which translates into the protein MKLNSSVPALALDSLAPGQNLESYIQSVNAFDLLTAEEEKELAERLYYQEDIDAARRLVLSHLRFVVHIAKSYSGYGLNQGDLIQEGNVGLMKAVRRFNPEVGVRLVSFAVHWIKAEIHEFILRNWRIVKVATTKAQRKLFFNLRSSKKRLGWLNEAEAKAIADTLGVNLKTVYEMEGRLTAHDATFDAPTEDDDEGPALSPVHYLEAAGADPAVLVEQENYETDANEQLFAALAELDDRSKDIIQRRWLNENKATLHELADVYGVSAERIRQLEKNAMKKVKKVMSIDF
- the ftsE gene encoding cell division ATP-binding protein FtsE; its protein translation is MIHFDQVSKRYDGGHEALASVDLHIERGEMVFLTGHSGAGKSTLLKLIMRIEKPSSGNLRVNGQLLNRLGKNRVPYFRRELGIVHQDHQLLMDQTVFDNVALPLVIAGEHPRDVTRRVRAALDKVGLLDREHYRPIQLSGGEQQRVGIARAVVRKPALLLADEPTGNLDPALSRDIMALFAEFNRVGTTVLIASHDLGLIARLNYRVVSLQDGRLLTTPFSGKRS
- the ftsY gene encoding signal recognition particle-docking protein FtsY, which gives rise to MLGFGKKRSTPHSESAGNDRSWFSRVRQGLGRTRGSLTAGLAAAFTGKQRIDDELLEELETLLLTADVGIEATGAILNELTEQLGKRELKDSDALFSALRDTLIAQLHSVEAPLQIDRSKAPYVILVVGVNGVGKTTTIGKLSKRLEAEGHSVMLAAGDTFRAAAVEQLQVWGERNNIPVIAQHTGADSASVIFDAVQAAQARDIDVVIADTAGRLHNKDNLMQELAKVVRVMKKLDDSAPHEVLLVLDAGTGQNAISQAQSFTDAVNLTGLALTKLDGTARGGVIFALARKLGIPVRFIGVGEQVDDLQPFDAATFVDALLSQDDA
- the rsmD gene encoding 16S rRNA (guanine(966)-N(2))-methyltransferase RsmD: MARRNRPNPGRGAGLVRLIGGQHRGRRLSIANLEGLRPTGDRQRETLFNWLQFDIAGSRVADLYAGTGALGLEAASRGAEQVWLIERHPQAVGALRNAVTLLQAPANVESADALDWLQRTEAGPFDGVFIDPPFADDLWVPTVEALLARPLLKPGAWVYLETPTSWVPAVPASLQLSKEKTSGAVVQRLYRFESN